One window of Catonella massiliensis genomic DNA carries:
- a CDS encoding methyl-accepting chemotaxis protein: MGKNKERKTTEKKSIFNSFAVRVGLIVSLVLLVVLGAKAVFDNNYEKETAIQNVETAKLEEAKKIAYKIESQFAGAYQIGYDVKSIAEAMLNDVPLENRSRSMIVGSAKQIFDNNDFISGVGIYFTENGFDGKDAKDGRFSEYIEREDGKVISTYEDGIDDKEWYSATLSGNKPILLDPYIDTDNQLKTSYCIPISYKDKAVGAVVVDILLSDLQQDFKDDSTDGEEFKGLLTDTGFFIANAMDDSEVAKNLFEQVPEAKANVAEAIANGFKQSEETIAGTDLPGKITYVVVNFPGVDKKWCLENIISYRRVVEHATQFVLSNIIYHAAIISIIAGIVIFLMITRVARPMALIEKAMHKMANYDLDISDETANATKYMKGKDEIANVMRSIKTMTENLSSIVNNISSHAQNTAATAEELTATAQSASSSSNDVSNAVNNISEGAMSQAEDTQSAAGSVEKSGELLDGMVEIQEKLSHSMEHINSLKDESNVIMNELVQITGENKEISEKVSDVIQETNDATEAIASASEMIQSISDQTNLLSLNAAIEAARAGEAGRGFAVVADEVRKLAEDSAKFTGEIREVIDELKKKAKEAVDMIKLSNEIIDRQGSKVKETNDKLAEISAELEGSKRIVESINESSTQIKTENENVVKVVENLSAIAEENAATTEEVAASVDTQVQAIQNISQASESLADIASQLQSEVSKFNL; encoded by the coding sequence ATGGGAAAAAATAAGGAAAGAAAGACTACCGAAAAGAAGAGCATTTTCAATAGTTTTGCAGTAAGAGTAGGTCTTATTGTATCGCTTGTTTTGCTTGTAGTTTTAGGAGCAAAGGCGGTATTTGATAACAACTACGAAAAAGAAACTGCTATTCAAAACGTTGAAACCGCAAAGCTTGAAGAAGCAAAGAAGATAGCTTACAAGATTGAAAGTCAGTTTGCCGGTGCATATCAGATTGGCTATGATGTAAAGTCCATAGCAGAGGCCATGCTTAATGATGTTCCTCTTGAAAACAGAAGCAGGAGTATGATTGTAGGCAGCGCAAAGCAGATATTTGACAACAACGACTTTATATCAGGTGTTGGCATTTACTTTACTGAGAATGGATTTGATGGTAAGGATGCTAAAGATGGCCGTTTTTCAGAGTATATCGAACGTGAGGATGGCAAAGTCATCTCCACTTATGAGGATGGAATTGATGATAAAGAATGGTATAGTGCTACATTATCAGGAAATAAGCCTATTCTTTTAGACCCTTATATTGATACAGATAACCAGTTGAAGACTTCATACTGTATTCCTATATCATACAAGGATAAGGCAGTGGGAGCTGTTGTTGTAGACATACTTTTAAGTGATTTACAGCAGGATTTTAAGGATGATTCAACAGATGGTGAAGAATTTAAGGGACTCCTTACAGACACCGGTTTCTTTATAGCAAATGCTATGGATGACAGTGAGGTTGCAAAGAACCTATTTGAGCAGGTTCCTGAGGCAAAGGCAAATGTGGCTGAAGCCATTGCGAATGGTTTCAAGCAGTCCGAAGAAACAATAGCAGGTACGGACTTACCTGGAAAAATCACCTATGTTGTAGTTAATTTCCCTGGGGTAGATAAAAAATGGTGCCTTGAAAATATCATTTCATACAGAAGGGTGGTTGAACACGCTACACAGTTTGTTCTTAGCAACATCATATATCACGCAGCAATCATTTCGATAATAGCAGGAATAGTTATCTTCCTTATGATTACCCGTGTGGCAAGGCCTATGGCACTCATAGAGAAGGCTATGCATAAGATGGCTAATTACGACCTTGATATATCTGATGAAACAGCCAATGCCACAAAGTACATGAAGGGCAAGGATGAGATTGCAAATGTAATGAGGTCAATAAAAACTATGACAGAGAACCTCTCTTCTATAGTTAATAACATCTCTTCACACGCGCAGAATACAGCAGCTACAGCTGAGGAGCTTACAGCAACTGCACAGTCTGCTTCCTCTTCATCAAATGATGTATCTAATGCTGTAAACAATATATCCGAGGGCGCTATGAGCCAGGCAGAGGATACTCAGAGTGCTGCAGGCTCAGTTGAGAAATCAGGCGAGCTTCTTGACGGCATGGTAGAGATACAGGAAAAGCTTTCACATTCAATGGAGCATATTAACAGCCTGAAGGATGAAAGTAATGTGATTATGAATGAGCTTGTACAGATAACCGGAGAGAACAAGGAAATATCTGAAAAGGTATCAGACGTAATTCAGGAGACAAATGATGCTACAGAAGCAATTGCAAGCGCAAGTGAGATGATACAGTCTATCTCAGACCAGACTAATCTCCTCTCATTAAATGCTGCCATCGAGGCTGCAAGAGCCGGAGAGGCCGGAAGAGGCTTTGCTGTCGTTGCTGATGAGGTTAGAAAGCTTGCAGAGGATTCCGCTAAGTTCACAGGCGAGATTAGAGAAGTTATTGACGAGCTTAAGAAGAAGGCTAAGGAAGCTGTAGATATGATTAAGCTGTCTAATGAAATCATTGACAGACAGGGAAGCAAGGTCAAGGAAACAAATGACAAGCTTGCTGAAATATCTGCTGAACTCGAAGGAAGCAAGAGAATTGTAGAGAGCATCAATGAGTCCTCTACTCAGATAAAGACCGAGAATGAAAACGTAGTTAAGGTAGTTGAGAATCTTTCTGCAATAGCAGAGGAGAATGCAGCAACAACTGAAGAGGTTGCGGCATCTGTAGATACTCAGGTACAGGCTATCCAGAACATTTCTCAGGCATCTGAGAGCCTTGCTGATATTGCATCACAGTTGCAGTCAGAGGTTTCTAAGTTTAATCTGTAA
- a CDS encoding ATP-binding protein, giving the protein MGVAKKEPIIEIFASEAGDSIKAFDKYMLEGENAGKFERELIVELAKLVRIIRMDSSMLLFDGIAQVSGKLEKLMDCYRDVRAESPDFESFREVLNAYSVFIHSELYKLTHNEKVDGDNSEIIELIDHMDTGVVGFNKLPTSTPTRRKQYYIPSKSANDTAVVSPKKGVFDGLLLDENKKYEDGLIKPKTPNEILSSLKSRLISFTITDDKMEEIRKLSIGLEKLADELKAGKKTDVVSEAHSLAKGVKSWVMDARMTDLSMLVSKAKIAAKDLLKHTGKKAEFEVKLLEDETHVIHIEKYKTANLSKALTHLIRNAVDHGIEAPTARVKAGKKEEGHIRLEIVKSDKFKGIELHFSDDGVGINPDKILKAAEMRGILLNPKESYTLEDILKIPFMTGFTTRKTIGDYSGRGVGLDQVAHLIEEINGRVVLKSKEGKGTEVDIELPYDHIAE; this is encoded by the coding sequence TTGGGAGTTGCAAAAAAAGAACCTATAATTGAAATATTTGCAAGTGAAGCCGGAGACTCGATAAAAGCATTTGATAAATACATGCTTGAAGGTGAGAATGCGGGCAAATTTGAAAGAGAGCTAATAGTGGAGCTTGCTAAACTTGTGCGCATCATCAGAATGGACTCAAGTATGCTGCTTTTTGACGGGATAGCCCAGGTAAGTGGCAAGCTTGAAAAGCTAATGGACTGCTACAGGGATGTGAGGGCTGAAAGTCCTGATTTTGAGAGCTTCAGGGAAGTGTTAAACGCTTATTCGGTCTTCATTCACAGCGAGCTTTATAAACTCACTCACAATGAAAAGGTTGACGGAGATAATAGTGAGATAATAGAGCTTATCGACCACATGGATACAGGAGTAGTAGGCTTTAATAAGCTTCCTACCTCAACACCTACAAGGCGTAAGCAGTATTATATTCCCAGTAAGTCTGCAAATGATACAGCTGTAGTATCGCCTAAAAAGGGAGTTTTTGACGGTCTTCTACTGGATGAGAATAAAAAATATGAAGATGGTCTCATAAAGCCAAAGACACCCAATGAGATCTTAAGTTCGCTAAAGAGCAGGCTCATAAGTTTTACCATCACTGATGACAAGATGGAAGAGATAAGGAAGCTAAGTATTGGACTAGAGAAGCTGGCGGATGAGTTAAAAGCCGGAAAGAAGACAGATGTAGTATCGGAGGCCCACAGCCTTGCTAAAGGGGTGAAAAGCTGGGTAATGGATGCAAGGATGACTGATTTGTCTATGCTTGTGTCTAAGGCTAAGATTGCAGCCAAAGACCTGCTTAAGCATACAGGAAAGAAGGCTGAATTTGAGGTTAAGCTTTTGGAGGATGAGACGCATGTTATTCATATAGAAAAGTACAAGACAGCCAATCTCTCAAAGGCGCTCACCCACCTTATAAGAAATGCTGTTGACCACGGAATAGAAGCACCGACTGCAAGAGTTAAGGCGGGTAAGAAAGAAGAAGGACATATAAGGCTTGAGATAGTAAAATCAGATAAATTCAAGGGAATAGAGCTTCATTTTTCTGATGACGGAGTGGGAATTAATCCTGACAAGATACTTAAGGCGGCAGAGATGAGGGGAATACTCCTCAATCCGAAGGAAAGCTATACTTTAGAAGATATATTGAAGATACCGTTTATGACAGGCTTTACAACAAGGAAGACCATAGGAGATTATTCGGGAAGAGGAGTGGGGCTAGACCAGGTAGCCCATCTGATTGAAGAGATTAATGGCAGAGTAGTGCTAAAAAGCAAAGAAGGTAAAGGAACCGAAGTTGATATAGAGCTTCCTTACGACCATATTGCAGAATAA
- a CDS encoding dUTP diphosphatase, whose product METIKIKYFTDKIDKLCYIAGNSDWIDLRVAEDVVMKKGEFRLIRLGVAMELPRGYEAHVVPRSSTYKNFGLIQTNHMGVIDESYKGDADEWKWPALAMRDTEVHVGDRLCQFRIMKHQPQINFLEVDSLENEDRGGFGTSGTN is encoded by the coding sequence ATGGAAACGATAAAGATAAAATATTTTACGGATAAGATTGATAAACTCTGCTATATAGCCGGCAATTCAGATTGGATAGACCTTAGAGTAGCAGAAGATGTGGTGATGAAAAAGGGTGAATTCAGACTCATAAGACTTGGGGTGGCTATGGAGCTGCCCCGGGGATATGAGGCACACGTAGTGCCAAGAAGCTCAACCTATAAAAATTTTGGGCTCATCCAGACCAACCACATGGGAGTGATTGACGAGAGCTACAAGGGAGATGCTGATGAATGGAAATGGCCTGCCCTGGCTATGCGTGACACAGAGGTTCATGTAGGCGACAGGCTTTGCCAATTCCGTATAATGAAACATCAGCCGCAGATAAACTTCCTTGAAGTTGACTCTCTTGAAAATGAGGACAGAGGCGGTTTTGGAACCAGCGGCACTAACTAG
- a CDS encoding helix-turn-helix domain-containing protein, producing MNFHLRLKQLRQKKGLTQGELAGILGLKPTAISNYESNRNEPSFEKLIALSKEFDVTCDYLLGVSDSALPIGGEILDKEIVDFFLVYQQLMPESAASIRDYAEYLLDRQENKRNRKQS from the coding sequence ATGAACTTTCATTTGAGACTTAAACAGCTCCGCCAGAAAAAAGGACTTACTCAGGGCGAACTTGCCGGCATACTGGGACTTAAGCCTACAGCTATCTCAAACTACGAATCAAACAGAAACGAGCCTTCCTTTGAAAAGCTGATTGCTTTGTCTAAAGAATTTGACGTAACCTGCGATTACCTGCTAGGTGTATCCGACTCTGCACTTCCTATTGGCGGAGAAATACTTGACAAGGAAATAGTTGATTTCTTCCTTGTATACCAGCAGCTCATGCCTGAAAGTGCAGCATCTATAAGAGATTATGCAGAATATCTTCTTGACAGACAGGAAAACAAAAGGAACCGTAAGCAGTCCTAG
- a CDS encoding tetratricopeptide repeat protein: MQCPYCKATLTAGDTCEKCGSDVKLFKKLYSISNRCYNEGLEKAKARDLSGAVISLQNSLKINKKNTEARNLLGLIYSEMGETVDALSEWIISSHFEPDNNLASEYLSFFQNNPTRLDAAGQVIKKYNASLKLVKSGNYDLAIIQLKKLISLNPKHVKGLQLLGLLNIKAGNISQAKKYLKMALKVDKMNPLAMLYMAEVKGKSQGEDVTEDNDANKLVLNARESFAPMNAYRDNKHGILPWISLLAGIVLGMAFFMIAIVPGIRAKSVSNKNTEIVSLNETMAKTNAEFDSIKSENAELKKKVETLETKNKQLSETTKKNENNGFGALVEAAAYYTMDDKAKSADTLVKVDKSTLKDKNMLNLYNQLSVKVFAEQSARLYQEGYTQYSRGKYKEALKAFETSLKMNPENVDSMYFTARSYDRSGDKTKAIEWYNKIVEKHGDTQRAVEAKRMLTLLGE; the protein is encoded by the coding sequence ATGCAGTGCCCATATTGTAAGGCAACACTCACAGCCGGGGACACTTGTGAAAAATGCGGCAGTGACGTAAAGCTATTTAAGAAACTATACAGTATATCAAACAGATGCTACAATGAAGGACTCGAAAAGGCTAAGGCAAGGGATTTGTCCGGTGCGGTGATAAGCCTTCAAAACAGCTTAAAGATAAATAAAAAGAATACCGAGGCTAGAAACCTCTTAGGACTTATATACAGCGAAATGGGCGAGACAGTGGATGCCCTCAGTGAGTGGATAATAAGCAGTCATTTTGAGCCTGATAATAACCTCGCGTCCGAATACCTGTCGTTTTTTCAAAACAATCCGACCAGGCTTGATGCAGCGGGGCAGGTTATCAAAAAGTACAATGCCTCACTAAAGCTTGTTAAGTCCGGCAACTATGACCTTGCCATCATTCAGCTTAAAAAGCTGATTTCCCTTAACCCTAAGCATGTCAAAGGCTTACAGCTTCTTGGCCTCTTAAATATCAAGGCTGGCAATATCTCACAGGCTAAGAAATACCTTAAGATGGCACTAAAGGTAGATAAAATGAACCCTCTTGCCATGCTTTATATGGCTGAGGTCAAGGGGAAGAGCCAGGGAGAGGATGTGACAGAGGACAATGATGCCAATAAACTTGTCCTAAATGCAAGAGAATCCTTTGCTCCTATGAATGCTTACAGAGATAACAAACACGGAATCCTGCCTTGGATTAGTCTTTTGGCAGGAATAGTGCTTGGCATGGCATTTTTTATGATTGCAATCGTGCCTGGTATAAGGGCTAAGTCTGTCTCCAATAAGAATACCGAGATAGTTAGCCTCAATGAGACCATGGCTAAGACCAATGCGGAGTTTGACAGCATCAAGAGCGAAAATGCAGAGCTTAAGAAAAAGGTAGAGACTCTTGAGACTAAGAATAAACAGCTTTCAGAAACCACCAAGAAGAATGAAAATAACGGCTTTGGTGCTCTTGTTGAGGCTGCGGCATATTATACTATGGATGATAAGGCAAAGTCGGCTGATACCTTGGTAAAGGTAGATAAGTCCACCCTTAAGGATAAGAACATGCTAAACCTCTACAACCAGCTTTCTGTGAAGGTATTTGCTGAGCAGTCTGCAAGGCTGTATCAGGAAGGCTATACCCAGTATAGCAGGGGAAAGTATAAGGAAGCACTTAAAGCATTTGAAACTTCCCTAAAGATGAATCCTGAAAATGTCGACTCTATGTACTTTACTGCCAGAAGCTACGACAGGTCCGGAGACAAGACTAAAGCCATTGAATGGTACAATAAGATTGTAGAAAAGCATGGAGATACCCAAAGAGCGGTAGAGGCCAAGAGGATGCTCACATTGTTAGGAGAATAA
- a CDS encoding PAS domain-containing protein, protein MKLYNILKEECLELVFIYDKTGKCITCSDKARESLGYLPEEEVGKFEISFPNISLEETALHEHIETDVYRKNETCFPADLKIVSYEDDKFIIFAIDQTEKRNVARELKSCKEELKYELKYKTEFVSNITHELRTPVNGIQGMAKNLLNTELNSYQLETVGIIEGCCVNMSKIINDLLDFSKMESDKLVLEKKAFSFREFLNNVMAFNVTLVNEKGLKLLVHVGDDIPKYLVGDELRLMQIFNNLLSNAVKFTTIGHIAVEASLIREEDDYVELFFMVVDTGIGISKQNMDKLFKKFSQVDASTTRKFGGTGLGLSISKKLVELMGGNIKVESEPGKGSSFSFNVILGKADAAEETTGVELPNGNFVYEGSGQYTESEEESSYSGEGSSDWRLTANSDKIYQFGTSENIKEINSALEKLFICIELGNWEKAENFASVVKNLISDNESEQQLKKEAFRLELIIRRGNHDKAIEQYNIFKEKLAELGF, encoded by the coding sequence ATGAAGCTGTATAATATTCTTAAAGAGGAATGTCTTGAACTTGTTTTTATCTATGACAAAACAGGTAAGTGTATTACCTGTTCAGACAAAGCAAGGGAAAGCCTTGGTTATTTACCTGAAGAGGAAGTAGGGAAATTTGAGATAAGCTTTCCCAATATTTCTCTGGAAGAAACTGCCCTTCATGAACATATTGAGACTGACGTGTACAGGAAAAATGAAACATGTTTTCCTGCAGACCTTAAGATTGTAAGCTATGAAGACGATAAATTTATTATATTTGCAATAGATCAAACTGAAAAAAGAAATGTTGCGAGAGAACTAAAAAGCTGTAAAGAGGAACTTAAGTATGAACTTAAGTACAAGACTGAATTTGTATCCAATATTACTCATGAGCTAAGAACGCCTGTAAACGGCATCCAGGGAATGGCTAAGAATCTTCTTAATACAGAGCTCAATTCCTACCAGCTTGAAACTGTGGGGATAATCGAGGGCTGCTGCGTGAATATGTCCAAGATTATCAATGACCTTTTGGATTTCTCAAAAATGGAATCCGATAAGCTGGTGCTTGAGAAAAAGGCTTTTTCTTTTAGAGAATTTCTTAACAACGTAATGGCATTTAACGTAACCCTTGTAAATGAAAAGGGCTTGAAGCTTCTTGTACATGTGGGAGATGATATCCCTAAGTATCTGGTGGGAGACGAGCTAAGGCTTATGCAGATATTTAACAACCTTCTAAGCAATGCGGTTAAGTTTACAACCATAGGCCACATTGCGGTGGAAGCATCACTCATACGTGAAGAGGACGACTATGTAGAGCTTTTCTTCATGGTAGTTGATACGGGTATAGGTATCTCCAAACAAAACATGGATAAGCTGTTTAAGAAATTTTCGCAGGTGGATGCTTCTACTACAAGGAAATTTGGTGGAACAGGTCTTGGGCTGTCCATAAGCAAGAAGTTAGTTGAGCTTATGGGAGGAAACATCAAGGTAGAGAGCGAACCGGGCAAGGGAAGCTCATTTTCCTTCAATGTAATTCTTGGCAAAGCAGACGCGGCAGAAGAGACTACAGGAGTAGAACTTCCTAACGGAAACTTCGTCTATGAAGGCAGCGGACAGTATACCGAATCAGAGGAGGAGTCGAGCTATTCGGGTGAAGGAAGCTCAGACTGGAGGCTTACTGCCAATTCGGACAAGATATACCAGTTTGGAACCAGTGAGAATATCAAGGAAATAAATTCAGCCCTCGAGAAACTTTTTATATGCATTGAACTAGGCAACTGGGAAAAAGCAGAGAATTTTGCCAGTGTCGTTAAAAATCTGATTTCTGACAACGAATCCGAGCAGCAGCTTAAAAAGGAGGCCTTTAGGCTTGAACTGATTATTCGAAGGGGTAACCACGACAAGGCTATAGAGCAGTACAACATATTTAAGGAGAAGCTTGCCGAACTCGGGTTCTAA
- a CDS encoding HD domain-containing phosphohydrolase → MKTNILIVDDVLTSLALMSDIVKSEGYIARPVQNVKQAMEAIDALLPDLILSDVSMPDIDGYEFCEMVKSNPKTADIPLIFVSALNDVNSRKKGYNVGAVDFIVKPFDFDEVRLRINTQIKNLVMQRELEEYNKRLHRMMNTQIAKITDDQRYLIYGLVRLAESREDPTGTHMINVSANSAFLAQSLQLSPEYEKYISNNFIDDIGLAAPLHDIGSLTISDRILLKRGKLTPDEMTVMRTHAEIGARTLTEVYRHNEFSRYLGMAIDIAYYHHEKWDGSGYPKGLKGKGIPMSARIFSLVDVYDTLTRDKCYRDAYTHDEAIEIIKEESGKSFDPGIVDIFMKILSGIRRN, encoded by the coding sequence ATGAAGACGAATATTCTCATTGTTGATGATGTACTTACAAGCCTTGCACTTATGTCTGACATAGTAAAAAGTGAGGGCTACATAGCAAGACCCGTACAGAATGTTAAGCAGGCTATGGAGGCAATAGACGCCCTTTTGCCCGACCTTATCCTGTCGGATGTGTCCATGCCTGATATCGACGGGTATGAATTTTGCGAGATGGTTAAGTCCAATCCAAAGACAGCGGATATTCCTCTGATTTTTGTATCAGCCTTAAACGACGTGAATTCGAGGAAAAAAGGCTATAACGTGGGAGCGGTGGACTTTATAGTTAAGCCCTTTGACTTTGATGAGGTAAGGCTTAGAATAAATACTCAGATAAAAAACCTTGTTATGCAGCGTGAACTTGAAGAGTATAATAAAAGACTGCATAGGATGATGAATACCCAGATAGCCAAGATAACGGACGACCAAAGGTACCTGATATATGGCCTTGTAAGGCTTGCAGAATCAAGGGAAGACCCTACAGGTACCCATATGATAAATGTATCTGCAAATTCTGCATTTTTGGCGCAGAGTTTGCAGCTGTCTCCTGAATATGAAAAGTACATCAGCAATAACTTCATAGACGACATAGGCCTTGCTGCCCCTCTTCACGACATAGGAAGTCTTACTATAAGTGACAGGATACTGCTAAAAAGGGGCAAGTTGACTCCTGACGAGATGACAGTTATGAGAACTCATGCTGAGATAGGCGCAAGGACACTTACAGAGGTTTACCGCCACAATGAGTTTAGCAGATATCTTGGCATGGCTATAGATATTGCATATTATCACCACGAGAAATGGGACGGCTCTGGTTATCCAAAGGGACTAAAAGGGAAGGGAATACCGATGTCAGCGAGGATATTTTCTCTGGTGGATGTGTATGACACGCTTACAAGGGATAAATGCTACAGGGATGCATACACTCATGATGAAGCGATTGAGATAATTAAAGAAGAGTCGGGGAAGAGCTTTGATCCGGGCATTGTAGACATATTTATGAAGATACTAAGCGGGATTAGGAGGAACTAG